From Micrococcus porci, one genomic window encodes:
- a CDS encoding phosphotyrosine protein phosphatase, giving the protein MSWFERPALRSPFAAAPGMDAPADDGAGGPLRILTVCTGNICRSAWAHHVLQARLDAALGADVVEVSSAGTGPNQALAVPEELLTLAPDAGVRAALAAHRPRRLTARVLAGQDLVLTATEAHRDAVVREAPAALRRSATLLDAGALLADPDAVAPGGGGRALVAALEAARREGRGLDAGRRGLFPAGRRAADLADPFRGPAEGYTEMTRALEPALAAVEAAVVRAVEPAR; this is encoded by the coding sequence ATGAGCTGGTTCGAGCGCCCCGCCCTGCGGTCCCCGTTCGCGGCCGCCCCGGGGATGGATGCCCCGGCCGACGACGGCGCGGGCGGCCCCCTGCGGATCCTCACCGTGTGCACGGGCAACATCTGCCGCTCCGCGTGGGCCCACCACGTGCTGCAGGCCCGCCTCGACGCCGCGCTCGGCGCCGACGTCGTGGAGGTCTCCAGCGCCGGGACCGGGCCCAACCAGGCGCTGGCCGTCCCAGAGGAGCTGCTCACCCTGGCCCCCGACGCGGGGGTGCGCGCCGCGCTGGCGGCCCATCGCCCCCGCCGGCTGACGGCGCGCGTGCTGGCCGGGCAGGACCTGGTGCTGACGGCCACCGAGGCGCATCGCGACGCCGTCGTGCGCGAGGCCCCGGCCGCGCTCCGCCGCTCCGCCACCCTCCTCGACGCCGGCGCCCTGCTGGCCGACCCCGACGCCGTGGCCCCGGGCGGCGGCGGCCGGGCGCTGGTCGCGGCCCTGGAGGCCGCGCGTCGGGAGGGGAGGGGCCTGGACGCGGGACGACGGGGCCTGTTCCCGGCCGGACGCCGCGCCGCCGACCTCGCGGACCCGTTCCGCGGCCCCGCCGAGGGCTACACGGAGATGACGCGTGCACTGGAGCCGGCCCTCGCGGCGGTCGAGGCGGCGGTGGTGCGGGCCGTGGAGCCCGCCCGCTGA
- a CDS encoding polysaccharide biosynthesis tyrosine autokinase yields MNILDFLRVLRANRLVLLGGVVLGLLGGLVYSLLQPTLYTSTSTGFVTVAGEASISGTETALTRAQSYVPLINSRTVREKVAESGVDVSGSTLSAQVVPNSNLITVTALAPDPQRAADLANTALGATAEVANSLDPTSNVKVTAMEDALPPAGPSSPDHLRNALIGAGIGLLAALAVAFLRRVLDVNVRTTTDATEASGAGLLGAIPQDGTMKAERTAPLGVPSPRAAEALRQLRTNLRFAAVDDPPRVVMVTSSNPGEGKSTVIAGLAQAVAVSGQPVILVDADLRRPRQASQFGVDGRVGLSEVLSGDVLLEDAVQDLGDGLLLLPAGRTPPNPSEQLGSHRMQELLRVLAETHLVLVDAPPGAAGDGLHPAGGRRGRDRAGGAPRQDPEGPCGGGPGHAGQGQRPHAGRGAQRRARLRCGLGLLRRGLRRGRRQLRRLLPGAPGRRRRRGRDRGRHVATLIAPGGRARSSHRRRRPGDAEGPRL; encoded by the coding sequence ATGAACATCCTCGACTTCCTTCGCGTCCTGCGAGCCAATCGCCTCGTCCTCCTGGGAGGGGTGGTGCTGGGCCTCCTGGGCGGCTTGGTCTACTCCCTCCTCCAGCCGACGCTCTACACCTCGACGTCCACCGGCTTCGTGACCGTGGCCGGCGAGGCCAGCATCTCCGGGACGGAGACGGCGTTGACCCGCGCGCAGTCCTACGTGCCGCTCATCAACAGCCGCACGGTGCGGGAGAAGGTCGCCGAGTCAGGCGTCGACGTGTCGGGGTCCACGCTCTCGGCCCAGGTGGTGCCGAATTCCAATCTCATCACCGTGACGGCGCTGGCCCCGGACCCGCAGCGGGCCGCCGACCTGGCCAACACCGCGCTGGGGGCGACGGCGGAGGTGGCGAACAGCCTCGACCCCACCTCCAATGTCAAGGTCACCGCCATGGAGGACGCCCTGCCGCCCGCTGGGCCGTCCAGCCCGGACCACCTGCGCAACGCTCTGATCGGGGCGGGGATCGGCCTCCTGGCCGCCCTGGCGGTGGCGTTCCTGCGGCGGGTGCTCGACGTGAACGTGCGCACCACCACCGACGCCACGGAGGCCTCCGGGGCCGGCCTGCTCGGCGCGATCCCGCAGGACGGGACCATGAAGGCGGAGCGCACGGCCCCGCTCGGCGTGCCCTCGCCGCGGGCGGCGGAGGCCCTGCGCCAGCTGAGGACCAACCTGCGCTTCGCCGCGGTCGACGACCCGCCCCGCGTCGTGATGGTGACCAGCTCCAACCCGGGCGAGGGCAAGTCCACCGTCATCGCCGGCCTGGCGCAGGCCGTCGCCGTGTCCGGCCAGCCCGTGATCCTCGTGGACGCGGACCTGCGGCGGCCCCGCCAGGCCAGCCAGTTCGGCGTCGACGGACGCGTGGGCCTGTCGGAGGTCCTCAGCGGGGACGTCCTGCTGGAGGACGCCGTCCAGGACCTCGGGGACGGGCTCCTGCTCCTCCCGGCCGGCCGCACGCCCCCGAACCCGTCCGAGCAGCTCGGATCGCACCGCATGCAGGAGTTGCTGCGCGTGCTCGCCGAGACCCATCTGGTCCTCGTCGACGCCCCCCCCGGTGCTGCCGGTGACGGACTCCACCCTGCTGGCGGCCGTCGTGGACGGGACCGTGCTGGTGGTGCGCCACGGCAAGACCCGGAAGGACCATGTGGAGGTGGCCCGGGACATGCTGGCCAAGGTCAACGCCCGCATGCTGGGCGTGGTGCTCAACGGCGTGCCCGCCTCCGGTGTGGGCTCGGACTACTACGGCGGGGGCTACGGCGCGGACGGCGGCAGCTACGACGTCTACTACCAGGCGCCCCGGGACGCCGCCGACGCCGCGGCCGGGACCGCGGGCGACACGTCGCGACGCTGATCGCGCCCGGCGGCAGGGCCAGGTCGTCGCACCGACGGCGCAGGCCCGGGGATGCAGAAGGGCCCCGCCTCTGA
- a CDS encoding nucleotidyltransferase family protein has product MTAAPAPLETRVRLAHARITHLMAAAGVRSLHIKGYAMGPGVYAGGRTSSDVDLLVHPADLSHALDALTSHGWRRIADFAEGSVFEHAATLWHDQLGYVDVHRRLPGLGRSPVDAFEALWGERTTTVVAGHAVPVPSLRHQRLVVLVHGARDAGRGRFDVDHLRHTLDAGQWAELRVQAQILGAGAAWSIATGETDVAGVDEREALLLSAVRGDESGIRLLATRWHAARGWRERLHLLVRTVPVNRAHLQMRLGRPPTTADVLREQASRGAALTRWAAGKAVPRVGR; this is encoded by the coding sequence ATGACCGCCGCGCCCGCCCCCCTGGAGACCCGGGTCCGGCTGGCGCACGCCCGCATCACCCACCTCATGGCGGCGGCCGGTGTGCGCTCTCTCCACATCAAGGGCTATGCGATGGGGCCGGGGGTCTACGCCGGCGGGCGGACGAGCTCGGACGTGGACCTGCTGGTGCACCCGGCCGACCTCTCCCACGCCCTGGATGCCCTCACCTCCCACGGGTGGCGTCGTATCGCGGACTTCGCGGAGGGCTCCGTGTTCGAGCACGCGGCGACCCTCTGGCACGACCAGCTCGGCTACGTGGACGTGCACCGGCGCCTCCCCGGCCTCGGCCGCTCCCCGGTGGACGCCTTCGAGGCGCTGTGGGGGGAGCGCACCACCACGGTGGTCGCCGGGCACGCCGTTCCCGTCCCGTCCCTCCGGCACCAACGCCTGGTCGTGCTGGTCCATGGGGCGCGCGACGCCGGCCGCGGCCGCTTCGACGTGGACCACCTGCGCCACACCCTCGACGCCGGCCAGTGGGCGGAGCTGCGGGTGCAGGCCCAGATCCTCGGGGCCGGGGCCGCGTGGTCGATCGCCACCGGGGAGACGGACGTCGCGGGCGTGGACGAGCGGGAGGCGCTGCTCCTGTCCGCGGTCCGCGGGGACGAGTCCGGCATCCGGCTGCTCGCCACCCGCTGGCACGCCGCGCGGGGGTGGCGGGAGCGACTCCACCTCCTGGTGCGCACCGTGCCCGTCAACCGCGCGCACCTGCAGATGCGCCTCGGACGTCCGCCCACCACGGCCGACGTCCTGCGAGAGCAGGCGTCGCGGGGCGCGGCGCTGACCCGCTGGGCCGCAGGGAAGGCGGTGCCCCGTGTCGGACGCTGA
- a CDS encoding PqqD family protein, with product MSDAEHPPFAQAPAARAWRVAPTTAWVRSGEHQVTVMDLDEGNPQVLSPTGSAVWELLLDGRTPEDDLAADPPKPVEEEALCGAVAEAFGVDVEVVAADTRAFLGMLAGHRLVVPAVLP from the coding sequence GTGTCGGACGCTGAGCACCCGCCGTTCGCCCAGGCTCCCGCCGCACGCGCCTGGCGGGTCGCGCCGACGACGGCGTGGGTGCGTTCGGGCGAGCATCAGGTGACCGTGATGGACCTGGACGAGGGGAACCCCCAGGTCCTGAGCCCCACCGGGTCCGCGGTCTGGGAGCTGCTGCTCGACGGACGCACACCCGAGGACGACCTCGCCGCGGATCCGCCGAAGCCCGTCGAGGAGGAAGCGCTGTGCGGGGCCGTCGCGGAGGCCTTCGGCGTCGACGTCGAGGTGGTCGCCGCGGACACGCGCGCGTTCCTGGGCATGCTGGCCGGGCACCGCCTCGTGGTGCCGGCCGTCCTCCCCTGA